A single window of Mycolicibacterium aurum DNA harbors:
- the dosR gene encoding hypoxia response regulator transcription factor DosR/DevR, whose product MVSVFLVDDHEVVRRGLIDLLGSDPELDVVGEAGSVAEALARIPAMQPDVAVLDVRLPDGNGIELCRELLSRLQNLRCLMLTSFTSDEAMLDAILAGASGFVIKDIKGMELAKAIKEVGAGRSLLDNRAAAALMSKLRSAAEHDDPLTGLSNQERVLLDLLGEGLTNKQIADRMFLAEKTVKNYVSRLLAKLGMERRTQAAAFVSRLDRPRRATGQDPRNQ is encoded by the coding sequence GTGGTCAGTGTTTTCCTGGTCGATGACCACGAGGTGGTCAGGCGTGGACTCATTGACCTTCTCGGTTCGGACCCCGAGCTGGACGTCGTCGGGGAGGCGGGATCTGTCGCGGAGGCGCTCGCGCGGATACCGGCGATGCAACCCGACGTCGCGGTGCTCGACGTTCGGCTGCCGGACGGAAACGGCATCGAGCTGTGTCGGGAGCTGCTGTCCCGGTTGCAGAATCTGCGGTGCCTGATGCTGACCTCATTCACGTCGGACGAAGCGATGCTCGACGCGATCCTTGCCGGAGCCAGCGGGTTCGTCATCAAGGACATCAAGGGCATGGAGCTCGCGAAGGCCATCAAGGAGGTGGGGGCCGGACGGTCGCTCCTGGACAACCGGGCCGCGGCCGCCTTGATGTCGAAGTTGCGCAGCGCCGCCGAGCACGACGATCCTCTGACCGGGCTCAGCAATCAGGAGCGCGTGCTGCTGGATCTGCTTGGGGAGGGCTTGACCAACAAGCAGATCGCGGATCGGATGTTTCTCGCTGAGAAGACCGTCAAGAACTATGTGTCAAGGCTTCTGGCCAAGTTGGGCATGGAGCGTCGGACCCAGGCCGCAGCGTTCGTCTCGCGACTCGACCGACCTCGTCGGGCGACCGGCCAAGATCCCCGGAACCAGTAG
- a CDS encoding WS/DGAT/MGAT family O-acyltransferase, translating to MERLSALDAGFLQAEDADRHISLVVGAVSVLDGPVPDQDEIVASIGERIMGIPRLRQVVRRQPFDLAAPVWEDDADIDLAHHIHRAALPAPGDDEALFRFTAEAMETRLDRERPLWQCWIVEGLADSRWAIVMKVHHCVADGIATMHMLVGLSDGDQDDTYVDAIRAGHASSGPVPSSPAPTLNPLRWLKSAWGTAATVASSSVVVAEGFVEIVDSLVRSGPSPLNGPVTTMRRYSAVQVPLATVTAVSQGFGVTLNDVALSAITDSFRAALLRRGETPRHDSLRTLVPVSVRTSDAMDHVDNRVSVMLPYLPVDEPDRVKQLRAVHERLNRAKGSGQRQAGTAAVTVVDLVPFALASRAIRALTSLPQRGIVTLATNVPGPRRHLHVMGRNVVRMLPVPPVALRLRAGVAILSYGDDLVFGITADFDSFPDVDELAGGIQEAMACLYAAARRPKSARKTPLALVRPVEDAQ from the coding sequence GTGGAGCGTTTGTCCGCCCTCGACGCGGGGTTTCTTCAGGCAGAAGACGCCGACCGGCACATCAGCCTGGTCGTCGGAGCTGTCTCCGTGCTGGACGGCCCCGTCCCGGATCAGGACGAGATCGTCGCGTCCATCGGCGAACGAATCATGGGCATTCCCCGACTCCGCCAGGTGGTCCGCAGGCAACCGTTCGATCTCGCCGCGCCGGTCTGGGAGGACGACGCAGATATCGACCTTGCACACCACATTCACCGCGCGGCACTACCGGCACCGGGCGACGACGAAGCGCTGTTCCGGTTTACTGCGGAAGCGATGGAAACGCGACTCGATCGCGAGCGCCCGCTGTGGCAGTGCTGGATAGTCGAGGGACTTGCCGACAGCCGGTGGGCGATCGTCATGAAGGTGCACCATTGCGTCGCCGACGGCATCGCGACGATGCACATGCTCGTCGGTCTCAGCGACGGCGATCAGGACGACACCTACGTCGACGCCATCCGCGCCGGCCACGCGTCGAGTGGTCCGGTCCCCTCTTCCCCCGCGCCCACACTGAATCCGTTGCGCTGGTTGAAGAGTGCGTGGGGTACAGCAGCGACGGTGGCCTCGTCATCAGTGGTCGTCGCCGAGGGCTTCGTCGAGATCGTGGACAGCCTGGTGCGATCCGGGCCGTCCCCGCTGAACGGACCGGTGACGACGATGCGCCGATACAGCGCGGTGCAGGTCCCGTTGGCCACCGTCACCGCGGTCAGCCAGGGCTTCGGTGTCACGCTCAACGATGTGGCGCTGTCAGCGATCACGGACAGCTTCCGGGCCGCACTGCTGCGACGCGGGGAGACGCCCCGCCACGACTCGCTGCGCACGCTGGTTCCGGTGTCGGTGCGCACGTCCGACGCGATGGACCACGTCGACAACAGGGTGTCGGTGATGCTGCCCTACCTTCCGGTGGACGAGCCTGACCGCGTCAAGCAATTGCGGGCGGTGCACGAGCGTCTCAACCGCGCCAAAGGCAGCGGCCAGCGCCAGGCGGGAACCGCAGCCGTGACCGTCGTGGATCTGGTGCCTTTCGCGCTCGCGTCACGAGCGATCCGTGCCCTGACGTCGCTCCCTCAGCGTGGAATTGTCACGCTGGCCACCAATGTCCCGGGTCCGCGGCGGCACCTCCACGTGATGGGTCGCAACGTCGTACGAATGCTGCCCGTTCCCCCTGTCGCTCTGCGGCTGCGGGCAGGGGTGGCGATCCTGAGCTACGGCGATGACCTCGTCTTCGGGATCACCGCCGACTTCGACAGCTTCCCCGACGTCGACGAACTGGCCGGCGGAATACAGGAGGCGATGGCCTGCCTGTACGCAGCGGCCCGGCGGCCGAAGTCTGCGCGCAAGACGCCGTTGGCTCTTGTCCGGCCGGTCGAGGACGCGCAATGA